The DNA region GTGTTGCTCACAGCCCGGCCCAGGGCGCCGCGGGCAGCGCgagcgcgggcgcgggcgcggaTCCGCGGGGCGGGTgcaaggcgggggcggggcctctgcgccCGGGCCGCCTCCTCGGCCTATAACTGAGCCCACGGGCTCCTGGCTCCCACACGCCCCCCACCGGACCAGTGAAGCCGCTTCGCCCCTTGCTTTGGACCTCGGGCCTCACTCCTCCTCCAGATGGACCCCAAGTGCTCCTGCCCCACTGGTAAGGGAACCCTGGCTTTGAGCCTTAGGATGCCCCCCTTCCCAGGCACAGGACGAGAAGGGAGGGTTTTGAGTTGGAGCTCAGGAGGACTCCTGTCACGGGTCCAGGGCTTTCTTGCTAGCCAGGCTCCTGAGAGCATGTCAGTCTCCCTTTGCCTCTCCGTTAACACTGAGGGCACGGAGGCTGCAGGCTCTCCTTcttgaggtcacccagctggtcagGTCAGGGGACTGCTAGACCGGGACCCAGTGTTTGGAGGAGGCCTCGGAGCTGCCAGGacttgaggggaggaggggacatcGCCTCTTCGGGGTTCAGGCCATgggccctggcccccagccccagtcaGCCTGGGCTGGGTCTGGAGCCTGGGACCTTCCCTGTGGAGTCCATCAGGAGGGGACCTACTCTCCTTGGACCAGAAGAGAGGAGCTGGGGCTTCTCTATCTGCCTGAGTGGACACGAGCTcccagggctgggtcctgacAGAGGAGGAGGGCTCAGGGAGGCATTGCTGACCGTCTGCTGTAGCTCCTGCATCCCTCTCCCTGCTCACCGCGGGCCTTTCCCTTCCTGGCAGGCGGCTCCTGCAGCTGCGCTGGCTCCTGCACCTGCAAAGCCTGCAGATGCACCTCCTGCAAGAAGAGTGAGTGTGCGGGGCCTTCTCTGGGAATGCGGGGTCTGGGCTGGGTGCGAGCAGGGAGCCCAGAGCTCAGCAGGCAGGAGCAGGACAGTGACCAAACTTCCCggtaacccccacccccacccccacccccgcccccctcacCAGGAAGGGATTCACAATCAGAGGTGGAATCACCTTCCAGATGGCCGAGACCCAGGCGCGCACTAGAGaacagggagactgaggcccagacggGTCATTAACAAGCAACCTCTGACCTGTCAGTAGAACTAGTCCTCCTGCCTCCTGAGTCACGCTTCTGAATCCTCTCAGGGACTGAAGCACTTTAGGGACATGAACTAGTGACCGTGTGTGGTTTCTCAGACCTGGGGCAGCCCCTTCCTGTCGAAGCAGCCCAGAGCTTCCCTATCCCGAGCGGGAGCTGCTCTGTCAGGGGTTTGCCTCCACTTTGATCCTGAGGACTTTGCTCACAGCACTGACGGTGCTGGGCGCTGGCTTTCTCTTGTCCCCAGAGGCCCTGCTCACTGTCTCTCCAAGGCTCTGTGCCCTGTCCTGGGCACCGATGGGGCAGGCAACCTGAACGGAGTGTCTGAGAGCAATTATCTCAGGACAGAGGACACCATCCTAAACTCAGGGTCTGGGCCTGAGGGCAGCTGGGGCCAGGCCTGCTGCTGGGAAGGGTGGCTCCGGACAACGCGTGGTCCGACCGCACGCTGCCCTCGCTTCCCCaggctgctgctcctgctgccccGTGGGCTGCGCCAAGTGTGCCCAGGGCTGCGTCTGCAAAGGGGCCTCGGACAAGTGCAGCTGCTGTGCCTGATGTCGCGGAGAGCCTGCCCCGGGTGGCAACAGAGCAACCAGGACGAACCTGCATTTTACCGTTTTTCATACAGCCGGACCTGACGCTACATTCctttttctatgaaatatgtGAGCTGTAATAAAAGTTGTTGACTTCATTCTGGCTCTGTCTTCCTTTGTCTGTCTTGGACAAAGAGACTCCGCGCCCATCAGGGCTGGCGTGGGGAACTGGGCTGGAAGCGCAGAGACCTCGGCTCTGGACCAAAGagtaccctcccccaccccccaaaacacacacacacacacacacacacacggagcgtCTTAGCCGCTTAGGTTAATTTGAGCTTCAGGTTCTCAGCTCCAAATGAAAGCCTCGCCCAGAAGACACAGGGCATCGGACACACAGAGGACGCACTCCCTCTATTCCCCTTAGGAGTATGGATTGCAGAGCAAGTGGTccgtttctcattttccttctctggggGCCCCTGCCAAACTCAGTCCTCGGTGATGAGAGCCTGGAAAAGCACCCAGAGGGGATGGAATCCCACACCCCTCTTGTTTGACTTCTACACGGGGCTTGCGTCTAACACACCCTGGAAAGACCTATTTGTATTTTCTGCCACAGTTTTCACCCTGGTCAGTCAAAAGAATcgctaagaaaaaaatggaaaaggacacGGTATGGGAAACCCATTTTCCCCTTCAACACGTAAAATCACCTTAACACGTGGAGGAGCAATTCTGAAAATTAGAGGCTCTCATATGCTGCACGTACATTGAATGTGTGCTTGAGTCCCGGGAACACTTCACACATGCCCCACTGTGTGGACCACACACGCCTGGAGCAGCTCTGCCGCCTGCCTCCCCACAGGCAACATCAGTCTTGGCTCGCCCAGGGCTACGGACAGGACACTCGCCACCCCTGACAGCTCCCTGCAGGGGCTTGGCCCTCAATCTTCGCCAGTGCCTCCCTAGATCAGCCTGACATCTCCCCTTCCCTCAAAATCCAGCCCGTGGCTACCTGACACCCCGAAAGTGATTTGGATTTGTTTGGTGGGCATTTCGCAGCCGTTTCCCGGAGACCTGGTTTCAGAAGGAGGACTTCACGTGTTCCTCTGCGGAGTGATGGTGGTGCTGCAGTGCGGAGGGCCTGGTGGTGTTTCTTAGCAAGACGTGTGTGCTGAGGGAACAGGTGATATAGTTCAGGTGCTGGGCCCCCTGGCGGTCTGGCGAGGGAATTCCTATTTGATGGGCACtccaagagaaagaggagacaagaGGCTCAGAAGTCAGGACCAAGACCGGCCACAGGTGCCCTGTGTGAAGAGGGCATTTCGGGAGCCGGCCCGTGCTGCGTGCGTGGGTGCTGGTGTCAGGCACCCGGGTTCACAGCCACCGTGCCACTTCCTGACCTGGCAAGTCACTGATAACTCTCTGAGATgtcatttcctcctttctatagaaaagattaatttccAAGAGGGGGAATAAGCGAGACAGTGGCCTGGCTCCTAGCTCGGGCTTCCCGAACGGTGTCCTGTATGATCGCTATCTCCACACTGACATTTGTGCACAGAGAATCCTTTAGCTCCCAACAAGCTCCTGGAGAAAGGCTCCCTGGTTTGCAAGCAAGCCCATGGTGAGGGCAGAGATGGATAGGAACCTTGCTTATCCAGTGCCAGAGGGCGTGGGGATCTCCTCCAACAAGCCCCATGCAACGAGTCACCGCCACAGCATTTGGACACACTCAGTGAACCTGCATGGTCTGGAGCGACGGTGCCaattccagagaggttaagcaacttacccaagggcacacagcctaGACTCAAAGGACTAAACCTGCACTACAGCTGTCTCACCTCCCGGCCACATGGTGCCGGTTGTGACATCACTGGAGGCTGAATCCGGCCTCTCCTTTTTCAGGGCCGCAAGGGTCTTCGGAGACAGTCCCGCTGTGCTCCtggctgcagaggtgggaggctgaagcccagagaggtcacagagctgtgcaGAGGGTTCTGACTGCCAGCTGCTCAGTGCTTTCCCACTGCTGCCTCTGGGCCAGGTGTTCAGTGTCCTCACCTTTCATGGGATGACATGCTGTCCGGTTGGGCGGGGGGCTGCAGTCAGCCTGCAGGAGGGCCAGTCCCATCTGTGCCACATATAGCCATGGGacataacctctctgtggctcagtctCCTCTGCTCTAAAGGGCAAAAAAATAGTGTCTGGCTCTCTCGGGATGAAAGAATTGAATACATGCAAAGAATGTCAGAATATACTGGGCACTCAGTGAGCAATCTATCAtatcacctatttatttatttctttgttatcaTTAGCCTAGGAGACATTGTTCTCCTTCCAGACACGCACGCAAGGATGGTGTGTTTAGCTCTGTGTTCTGGGTCGTCCTCATCAACCCTGTGAGCATGGGACCACTTCCCCTGAGGGGGTTATCCTCCCTTCACGCCAAAGAGCCATTGACACTACAGATAGAAAGCCGTGAGCAAGACAGTCGGTGTCCTCCTAACAGATACAGAAGGATCCTGCCACCTCTGCTGTCACCTGCATCAGGATttccttaccattttcttttcaggGATTTTCTGAAATATGTTATACCAAAAGAAACCTCTTGAACACTACTGAAGGAGAGAGTCAGAAGGAAGCCACAAAAGCATAAATACATTCCTATTCTGTCACTTCGGTCCCCCCCAGGATTGAGCTGGACACGGTAGAGACGGGCTGAAGACACAGCTCTGGGCCAAAGGGGAGCTTTCTCACTGACTCTCTCTTTCAGCTGCGAAGCCACAAGAACACAGAAGCAGGGCACCGCTCCCCAGCACTGTGTGCCTGCCTTTACTGTAGCCTCCTCGTACTGTAGGTAGTTTGGCCTTTGGGGAACGGGCTCCTGACTACTAGCTCCCTTCCGGGTGGGTGTGACAATTCAAAGAGCAAAAGTGATTAACAAGGCTTGGCATGGACTCCATGGTGTGTAATCGTCAGGACTACCCAAAGGGAACTGTCCACTTGTCCCGCTTTGTTATTTCGTGCCAGGTCTGCCTATCGCCTACAATGATGCCTTCCCTGGGGAGCATCCCATGATCAGGGAACCTCCACCCTGGCGTGGGGTGGACCGGCCACGGTGAGGAGCGCCCCTGGAAAGTTTAGGCAAAGGAGCCCCCGGAGAAATGCGCCATGATCCctccaggaaaggaaaacacaagtGACGACTAGCGGCTGAAGGCAATGTTCATCGCGGGGCGGTTACAGGAGACGGTACCGGAAAAATGCCTCCAAAGGACCGTGGTGGGGACCGGGGCTGCCAACGCCTGGGGACACACGGGGTGGGCGAAACGGCGGTGAGGGTCACATGCGCCTGCGGTCTCTGACACCGTTCCCCGGCTCCGGCCAAGCCAGGGACACGAGCGGGAGGCGGGGGCTGTTCTCAAGCTGCAGGAAACGGCGACCCGGAGGCCGGCGGCGCGCGGCCTGGGGCGGGGAAGACCGGAGGACGCGGGAGCTGGATTCCCGCACAACCCGGCAACAGGGGGGGCTGCTCCCGTCGGGCACATTGCGAAGGGGCGGCCAGGGGGCTGGGACACCGCTTACCGCACGGCACCCGCTTCCTCCGCTCCAGCCGGCACCGAAGTGGAATCGTGCGCTCGGCCCCGCGTGTTGCTCACAGCCCGGCCCAGGGCGCCGCGGGCAGCGCgagcgcgggcgcgggcgcggaTCCGCGGGGCGGGTgcaaggcgggggcggggcctctgcgccCGGGCCGCCTCCTCGGCCTATAACTGAGCCCACGGGCTCCTGGCTCCCACACGCCCCCCACCGGACCAGTGAAGCCGCTTCGCCCCTTGCTTTGGACCTCGGGCCTCACTCCTCCTCCAGATGGACCCCAAGTGCTCCTGCCCCACTGGTAAGGGAACCCTGGCTTTGAGCCTTAGGATGCCCCCCTTCCCAGGCACAGGACGAGAAGGGAGGGTTTTGAGTTGGAGCTCAGGAGGACTCCTGTCACGGGTCCAGGGCTTTCTTGCTAGCCAGGCTCCTGAGAGCATGTCAGTCTCCCTTTGCCTCTCCGTTAACACTGAGGGCACGGAGGCTGCAGGCTCTCCTTcttgaggtcacccagctggtcagGTCAGGGGACTGCTAGACCGGGACCCAGTGTTTGGAGGAGGCCTCGGAGCTGCCAGGacttgaggggaggaggggacatcGCCTCTTCGGGGTTCAGGCCATgggccctggcccccagccccagtcaGCCTGGGCTGGGTCTGGAGCCTGGGACCTTCCCTGTGGAGTCCATCAGGAGGGGACCTACTCTCCTTGGACCAGAAGAGAGGAGCTGGGGCTTCTCTATCTGCCTGAGTGGACACGAGCTcccagggctgggtcctgacAGAGGAGGAGGGCTCAGGGAGGCATTGCTGACCGTCTGCTGTAGCTCCTGCATCCCTCTCCCTGCTCACCGCGGGCCTTTCCCTTCCTGGCAGGCGGCTCTTGCAGCTGCGCTGGCTCCTGCACCTGCAAAGCCTGCAGATGCACCTCCTGCAAGAAGAGTGAGTGTGCGGGGCCTTCTCTGGGAATGCGGGGTCTGGGCTGGGTGCGAGCAGGGAGCCCAGAGCTCAGCAGGCAGGAGCAGGACAGTGACCAAACTTCCCggtaacccccacccccacccccacccccgcccccctcacCAGGAAGGGATTCACAATCAGAGGTGGAATCACCTTCCAGATGGCCGAGACCCAGGCGCGCACTAGAGaacagggagactgaggcccagacggGTCATTAACAAGCAACCTCTGACCTGTCAGTAGAACTAGTCCTCCTGCCTCCTGAGTCACGCTTCTGAATCCTCTCAGGGACTGAAGCACTTTAGGGACATGAACTAGTGACCGTGTGTGGTTTCTCAGACCTGGGGCAGCCCCTTCCTGTCGAAGCAGCCCAGAGCTTCCCTATCCCGAGCGGGAGCTGCTCTGTCAGGGGTTTGCCTCCACTTTGATCCTGAGGACTTTGCTCACAGCACTGACGGTGCTGGGCGCTGGCTTTCTCTTGTCCCCAGAGGCCCTGCTCACTGTCTCTCCAAGGCTCTGTGCCCTGTCCTGGGCACCGATGGGGCAGGCAACCTGAACGGAGTGTCTGAGAGCAATTATCTCAGGACAGAGGACACCATCCTAAACTCAGGGTCTGGGCCTGAGGGCAGCTGGGGCCAGGCCTGCTGCTGGGAAGGGTGGCTCCGGACAACGCGTGGTCCGACCGCACGCTGCCCTCGCTTCCCCaggctgctgctcctgctgccccGTGGGCTGCGCCAAGTGTGCCCAGGGCTGCGTCTGCAAAGGGGCCTCGGACAAGTGCAGCTGCTGTGCCTGATGTCGCGGAGAGCCTGCCCCGGGTGGCAACAGAGCAACCAGGACGAACCTGCATTTTACCGTTTTTCATACAGCCGGACCTGACGCTACATTCctttttctatgaaatatgtGAGCTGTAATAAAAGTTGTTGACTTCATTCTGGCTCTGTCTTCCTTTGTCTGTCTTGGACAAAGAGACTCCGCGCCCATCAGGGCTGGCGTGGGGAACTGGGCTGGAAGCGCAGAGACCTCGGCTCTGGACCAAAGagtaccctcccccaccccccaaaacacacacacacacacacacacacacggagcgtCTTAGCCGCTTAGGTTAATTTGAGCTTCAGGTTCTCAGCTCCAAATGAAAGCCTCGCCCAGAAGACACAGGGCATCGGACACACAGAGGACGCACTCCCTCTATTCCCCTTAGGAGTATGGATTGCAGAGCAAGTGGTccgtttctcattttccttctctggggGCCCCTGCCAAACTCAGTCCTCGGTGATGAGAGCCTGGAAAAGCACCCAGAGGGGATGGAATCCCACACCCCTCTTGTTTGACTTCTACACGGGGCTTGCGTCTAACACACCCTGGAAAGACCTATTTGTATTTTCTGCCACAGTTTTCACCCTGGTCAGTCAAAAGAATcgctaagaaaaaaatggaaaaggacacGGTATGGGAAACCCATTTTCCCCTTCAACACGTAAAATCACCTTAACACGTGGAGGAGCAATTCTGAAAATTAGAGGCTCTCATATGCTGCACGTACATTGAATGTGTGCTTGAGTCCCGGGAACACTTCACACATGCCCCACTGTGTGGACCACACACGCCTGGAGCAGCTCTGCCGCCTGCCTCCCCACAGGCAACATCAGTCTTGGCTCGCCCAGGGCTACGGACAGGACACTCGCCACCCCTGACAGCTCCCTGCAGGGGCTTGGCCCTCAATCTTCGCCAGTGCCTCCCTAGATCAGCCTGACATCTCCCCTTCCCTCAAAATCCAGCCCGTGGCTACCTGACACCCCGAAAGTGATTTGGATTTGTTTGGTGGGCATTTCCCAGCCGTTTCCCGGAGACTTGGTTTCAGGAGGAGGACTTCACGTGTTCCTCTGCGGAGTGATGGTGGTGCTGCAGTGAGGAGGGCCTGGTGGTGTTTCTTAGCAAGACGTGTGTGCTGAGGGAACAGGTGATATAGTTCAGGTGCTGCGCCCCCTGGCGGTCTGGGGAGGGAATTCCTATTTGATGGGCACtccaagagaaagaggagacaagaGGCTCAGAAGTCAGGACCAAGATCGGCCACAGGTGCCCTGTGTGAAGAGGGCATTTCGGGAGCCGGCCCGTGCTGCGTGCGTGGGTGCTGGTGTCAGGCACCCGGGTTCACAGCCACCGTGCCACTTCCTGACCTGGCAAGTCACTGATACTCTCTGagatttcatttcctcctttctatagaaaagattaatttccAAGAGGGGGAATAAGCGAGACAGTGGCCTGGCTCCCAGCTCGGGCTTCCCGAACGGTGTCCTGTATGATCGCTATCTCCACACTGACATCTGTGCACAGAGAATCCTTTAGCTCCCAACAAGCTCCTGGAGAAAGGCTCCCTGGTTTGCAAGCAAGCCCATGGTGAGGGCAGAGATGGATAGGAACCTTGCTTATCCAGTGCCAGAGGGCGTGGGGATCTCCTCCAACAAGCCCCATGCAACGAGTCACCGCCACAGCATTTGGACACACTCAGTGAACCTGCATGGTCTGGAGCGACGGTGCCaattccagagaggttaagcaacttacccaagggcacacagcctaGACTCAAAGGACTAAACCTGCACTACAGCTGTCTCACCTCCCGGCCACATGGTGCCGGTTGTGACATCACTGGAGGCTGAATCCGGCCTCTCCTTTTTCAGGGCCGCAAGGGTCTTCGGAGACAGTCCCGCTGTGCTCCtggctgcagaggtgggaggctgaagcccagagaggtcacagagctgtgcaGAGGGTTCTGACTGCCAGCTGCTCAGTGCTTTCCCACTGCTGCCTCTGGGCCAGGTGTTCAGTGTCCTCACCTTTCATGGGATGACATGCTGTCCGGTTGGGCGGGGGGCTGCAGTCAGCCTGCAGGAGGGCCAGTCCCATCTGTGCCACATATAGCCATGGGacataacctctctgtggctcagtctCCTCTGCTCTAAAGGGCAAAAAAATAGTGTCTGGCTCTCTCGGGATGAAAGAATTGAATACATGCAAAGAATGTCAGAATATACTGGGCACTCAGTGAGCAATCTATCAtatcacctatttatttatttctttgttatcaTTAGCCTAGGAGACATTGTTCTCCTTCCAGACACGCACGCAAGGATGGTGTGTTTAGCTCTGTGTTCTGGGTCGTCCTCATCAACCCTGTGAGCATGGGACCACTTCCCCTGAGGGGGTTATCCTCCCTTCACGCCAAAGAGCCATTGACACTACAGATAGAAAGCCGTGAGCAAGACAGTCGGTGTCCTCCTAACAGATACAGAAGGATCCTGCCACCTCTGCTGTCACCTGCATCAGGATttccttaccattttcttttcaggGATTTTCTGAAATATGTTATACCAAAAGAAACCTCTTGAACACTACTGAAGGAGAGAGTCAGAAGGAAGCCACAAAAGCATAAATACATTCCTATTCTGTCACTTCGGTCCCCCCCAGGATTGAGCTGGACACGGTAGAGACGGGCTGAAGACACAGCTCTGGGCCAAAGGGGAGCTTTCTCACTGACTCTCTCTTTCAGCTGCGAAGCCACAAGAACACAGAAGCAGGGCACCGCTCCCCAGCACTGTGTGCCTGCCTTTACTGTAGCCTCCTCGTACTGTAGGTAGTTTGGCCTTTGGGGAACGGGCTCCTGACTACTAGCTCCCTTCCGGGTGGGTGTGACAATTCAAAGAGCAAAAGTGATTAACAAGGCTTGGCATGGACTCCATGGTGTGTAATCGTCAGGACTACCCAAAGGAACTGTCCACTTGTCCCGCTTTGTTATTTCGTGCCAGGTCTGCCTATCGCCTACAATGATGCCTTCCCTGGGGAGCACCCCATGATTAGGGAACCTCCACCCTGGCGTGGGGTGGACCGGCCACGGTGAGGAGCGCCCCTGGAAAGTTTAGGCAAAGGAGCCCCCGGAGAAATGCGCCATGATCCctccaggaaaggaaaacacaagtGACGACTAGCGGCTGAAGGCAATGTTCATCGCGGGGCGGTTACAGGAGACGGTACCGGAAAAGTGCTTCCAAAGGACCGTGGTGGGGACCGGGGCTGCCAACGCCTGGGGACACACGGGGTGGGCGAAACGGCGGTGAGGGTCACATGCGCCTGCGGTCTCTGACACCGTTCCCCGGCTCCGGCCAAGCCAGGGACACGAGCGGGAGGCGGGGGCTGTTCTCAAGCTGCAGGAAACGGCGACCCGGAGGCCGGCGGCGCGCGGCCTGGGGCGGGGAAGACCGGAGGACGCGGGAGCTGGATTCCCGCACAACCCGGCAACAGGGGGGGCTGCTCCCGTCGGGCACATTGCGAAGGGGCGGCCAGGGGGCTGGGACACCGCTTACCGCACGGCACCCGCTTCCTCCGCTCCAGCCGGCACCGAAGTGGAATCGTGCGCTCGGCCCCGCGTGTTGCTCACAGCCCGGCCCAGGGCGCCGCGGGCAGCGCgagcgcgggcgcgggcgcggaTCCGCGGGGCGGGTgcaaggcgggggcggggcctctgcgccCGGGCCGCCTCCTCGGCCTATAACTGAGCCCACGGGCTCCTGGCTCCCACACGCCCCCCACCGGACCAGTGAAGCCGCTTCGCCCCTCGCTTTGGACCTCGGGCCTCACTCCTCCTCCAGATGGACCCCAAGTGCTCCTGCCCCACTGGTAAGGGAACCCTGGCTTTGAGCCTTAGGATGCCCCCCTTCCCAGGCACAGGACGAGAAGGGAGGGTTTTGAGTTGGAGCTCAGGAGGACTCCTGTCACGGGTCCAGGGCTTTCTTGCTAGCCAGGCTCCTGAGAGCATGTCAGTCTCCCTTTGCCTCTCCGTTAACACTGAGGGCACGGAGGCTGCAGGCTCTCCTTcttgaggtcacccagctggtcagGTCAGGGGACTGCTAGACCGGGACCCAGTGTTTGGAGGAGGCCTCGGAGCTGCCAGGacttgaggggaggaggggacatcGCCTCTTCGGGGTTCAGGCCATgggccctggcccccagccccagtcaGCCTGGGCTGGGTCTGGAGCCTGGGACCTTCCCTGTGGAGTCCATCAGGAGGGGACCTACTCTCCTTGGACCAGAAGAGAGGAGCTGGGGCTTCTCTATCTGCCTGAGTGGACACGAGCTcccagggctgggtcctgacAGAGGAGGAGGGCTCAGGGAGGCATTGCTGACCGTCTGCTGTAGCTCCTGCATCCCTCTCCCTGCTCACCGCGGGCCTTTCCCTTCCTGGCAGGCGGCTCCTGCAGCTGCGCTGGCTCCTGCACCTGCAAAGCCTGCAGATGCACCTCCTGCAAGAAGAGTGAGTGTGCGGGGCCTTCTCTGGGAATGCGGGGTCTGGGCTGGGTGCGAGCAGGGAGCCCAGAGCTCAGCAGGCAGGAGCAGGACAGTGACCAAACTTCCCggtaacccccacccccacccccacccccgcccccctcacCAGGAAGGGATTCACAATCAGAGGTGGAATCACCTTCCAGATGGCCGAGACCCAGGCGCGCACTAGAGaacagggagactgaggcccagacggGTCATTAACAAGCAACCTCTGACCTGTCAGTAGAACTAGTCCTCCTGCCTCCTGAGTCACGCTTCTGAATCCTCTCAGGGACTGAAGCACTTTAGGGACATGAACTAGTGACCGTGTGTGGTTTCTCAGACCTGGGGCAGCCCCTTCCTGTCGAAGCAGCCCAGAGCTTCCCTATCCCGAGCGGGAGCTGCTCTGTCAGGGGTTTGCCTCCACTTTGATCCTGAGGACTTTGCTCACAGCACTGACGGTGCTGGGCGCTGGCTTTCTCTTGTCCCCAGAGGCCCTGCTCACTGTCTCTCCAAGGCTCTGTGCCCTGTCCTGGGCACCGATGGGGCAGGCAACCTGAACGGAGTGTCTGAGAGCAATTATCTCAGGACAGAGGACACCATCCTAAACTCAGGGTCTGGGCCTGAGGGCAGCTGGGGCCAGGCCTGCTGCTGGGAAGGGTGGCTCCGGACAACGCGTGGTCCGACCGCACGCTGCCCTCGCTTCCCCaggctgctgctcctgctgccccGTGGGCTGCGCCAAGTGTGCCCAGGGCTGCGTCTGCAAAGGGGCCTCGGACAAGTGCAGCTGCTGTGCCTGATGTCGCGGAGAGCCTGCCCCGGGTGGCAACAGAGCAACCAGGACGAACCTGCATTTTACCGTTTTTCATACAGCCGGACCTGACGCTACATTCctttttctatgaaatatgtGAGCTGTAATAAAAGTTGTTGACTTCATTCTGGCTCTGTCTTCCTTTGTCTGTCTTGGACAAAGAGACTCCGCGCCCATCAGGGCTGGCGTGGGGAACTGGGCTGGAAGCGCAGAGACCTCGGCTCTGGACCAAAGagtaccctcccccaccccccaaaacacacacacacacacacacacacggagcgtCTTAGCCGCTTAGGTTAATTTGAGCTTCAGGTTCTCAGCTCCAAATGAAAGCCTCGCCCAGAAGACACAGGGCATCGGACACACAGAGGACGCACTCCCTCTATTCCCCTTAGGAGTATGGATTGCAGAGCAAGTGGTccgtttctcattttccttctctggggGCCCCTGCCAAACTCAGTCCTCGGTGATGAGAGCCTGGAAAAGCACCCAGAGGGGATGGAATCCCACACCCCTCTTGTTTGACTTCTACACGGGGCTTGCGTCTAACACACCCTGGAAAGACCTATTTGTATTTTCTGCCACAGTTTTCACCCTGGTCAGTCAAAAGAATcgctaagaaaaaaatggaaaaggacacGGTATGGGAAACCCATTTTCCCCTTCAACACGTAAAATCACCTTAACACGTGGAGGAGCAATTCTGAAAATTAGAGGCTCTCATATGCTGCACGTACATTGAATGTGTGCTTGAGTCCCGGGAACACTTCACACATGCCCCACTGTGTGGACCACACACGCCTGGAGCAGCTCTGCCGCCTGCCTCCCCACAGGCAACATCAGTCTTGGCTCGCCCAGGGCTACGGACAGGACACTCGCCACCCCTGACAGCTCCCTGCAGGGGCTTGGCCCTCAATCTTCGCCAGTGCCTCCCTAGATCAGCCTGACATCTCCCCTTCCCTCAAAATCCAGCCCGTGGCTACCTGACACCCCGAAAGTGATTTGGATTTGTTTGGTGGGCATTTCGCAGCCGTTTCCCGGAGA from Balaenoptera acutorostrata unplaced genomic scaffold, mBalAcu1.1 scaffold_974, whole genome shotgun sequence includes:
- the LOC130706866 gene encoding metallothionein-1E-like, whose amino-acid sequence is MDPKCSCPTGGSCSCAGSCTCKACRCTSCKKSCCSCCPVGCAKCAQGCVCKGASDKCSCCA